A single window of Streptomyces sp. NBC_00464 DNA harbors:
- a CDS encoding DUF2690 domain-containing protein yields the protein MSEVMGVHGIRRWGPTTAALALLAGVFQGIAASPAAAEFDCFRDTCSGKDPIAMGCDKDAEILQQATMPDESVSVRLLWSPMCQGVWAKVSRDLDTSPASVYLTLWTTRDPDGGVQAGDSPAVLGSGVAGAYTKMQNWKKTTAKACWNDVDNAFDPAPTKYTIQSPAKENDWPVDASMAVLHGSCTQWM from the coding sequence ATGTCCGAGGTGATGGGTGTGCACGGCATACGTAGATGGGGGCCGACGACAGCAGCACTGGCGCTGCTGGCCGGAGTCTTCCAAGGAATCGCGGCTTCCCCGGCCGCAGCGGAATTCGACTGCTTTCGGGACACGTGCTCGGGAAAGGACCCCATTGCGATGGGGTGCGACAAGGACGCAGAAATTCTACAACAGGCGACCATGCCGGACGAGTCGGTCTCGGTACGGCTGCTCTGGTCGCCGATGTGTCAGGGCGTATGGGCAAAGGTCTCACGCGATCTCGATACGTCGCCCGCCTCCGTATATCTGACCCTGTGGACGACACGCGATCCCGACGGCGGCGTTCAGGCCGGTGACAGCCCGGCCGTTCTCGGCAGCGGCGTGGCAGGCGCCTACACCAAGATGCAGAACTGGAAAAAGACAACGGCGAAGGCGTGCTGGAACGACGTCGATAACGCGTTTGACCCCGCGCCGACGAAGTACACCATCCAGAGCCCCGCCAAGGAGAACGACTGGCCGGTCGACGCGAGCATGGCCGTCCTGCACGGCAGCTGCACGCAATGGATGTGA